A region from the Actinoplanes sp. OR16 genome encodes:
- a CDS encoding STAS domain-containing protein, whose translation MTFPDLSSSRLHIGGAGPAADGSIHVTLAGELDREECELLEAHIADLVKQHAPAPILLDATRLTFLDSAGIRALVSCLDLSEQAGSPLSMPEVSPIVFQVLRVTELLSVFGVTGPGRSC comes from the coding sequence ATGACCTTCCCCGACCTCTCCTCATCGCGCCTGCACATCGGCGGTGCGGGGCCCGCAGCCGACGGCTCGATTCACGTCACGCTGGCCGGCGAGCTCGATCGGGAAGAGTGCGAGCTGCTCGAAGCCCACATCGCCGACCTGGTGAAACAGCATGCCCCGGCGCCGATCCTCCTCGACGCCACACGCCTCACCTTCCTCGATTCGGCCGGGATCCGGGCCCTGGTCTCCTGCCTCGACCTGAGCGAGCAGGCCGGGTCGCCGCTGTCGATGCCCGAGGTCAGCCCGATCGTCTTCCAGGTTCTGCGGGTGACCGAGCTGCTCTCCGTCTTCGGGGTCACCGGGCCCGGCCGGTCTTGCTAG
- a CDS encoding STAS domain-containing protein, translated as MSDFWINASRETGRIVVSVAGECDLRHRDEMTTALREAVRDAPEVVVDLGAVRFLDSSGLHALVSASQAARRRDGIVYVVNATGTVAMVLEMTGVLRMLRPPTPAP; from the coding sequence ATGTCGGACTTCTGGATCAACGCCTCCCGCGAGACCGGCCGGATCGTCGTGTCCGTCGCCGGGGAGTGCGACCTGCGCCACCGCGACGAGATGACCACCGCGCTGCGGGAAGCCGTGCGGGACGCGCCGGAGGTCGTCGTCGATCTCGGCGCCGTCCGCTTCCTGGATTCCAGCGGCCTGCACGCGCTCGTCTCGGCCAGCCAGGCCGCGCGCCGCCGGGACGGCATCGTCTATGTGGTGAACGCGACCGGCACCGTCGCCATGGTGCTCGAGATGACCGGCGTGCTGCGGATGTTGCGGCCGCCCACCCCGGCGCCATGA
- a CDS encoding methyl-accepting chemotaxis protein, whose translation MWERFSTFSSRLVGGFAVCVALTVLTAVAGMSALTSVTASKDDVIASADRLLSESRSLSTIVETRIGDYRGYLLTGSADYVAALTADREQFLATASRLRPLLHDRVTLASLDDVLRAEVAYTAALDISERHTGLASVKPAREALQRAIAGLTAGVRGELDRARTSATRSANRAVVLLGVLCALAVAAAAVIAVRLSRGLRREVGAAVGHIRASSAQLETAAAQQVSGGRDQAAAINEITTTIDELLVSSRQIAGNAQRVSKIAEDTAEAARTGDTTIDLTRQSIAVIRSQVDDIMRHMRVLGEKSVRIGGVAGLAAELAEQTNILAINATIEAAGAGEWGRRFGVVAVEIRKLADRTADSAKEIRELIEEVRGAVSTTVHATESGTLSVDSGVRQVDDATASFRRIAQLVSTADQATMEIELSTRQQSTAVEQVATAASDTARVSRETEASAVQTRQTAAHLAVLSTDLQRLVGGYPGPRTVP comes from the coding sequence ATGTGGGAACGATTCAGCACGTTCAGTAGCAGGCTCGTCGGCGGTTTCGCCGTCTGCGTCGCCCTGACGGTTCTGACGGCGGTGGCCGGGATGAGCGCCCTGACCTCGGTGACCGCGAGCAAGGACGACGTGATCGCGTCGGCGGACCGCCTGCTGTCGGAGAGCCGCAGCCTGAGCACGATCGTGGAGACGCGCATCGGTGACTACCGCGGTTACCTGCTGACCGGCTCGGCGGACTACGTCGCCGCGCTCACCGCCGACCGCGAGCAGTTCCTGGCCACGGCGTCCAGGCTGCGGCCGCTGCTGCACGACCGGGTGACGCTGGCCTCGCTCGACGACGTGCTGCGGGCCGAGGTGGCGTACACGGCGGCGCTGGACATCTCCGAACGGCACACCGGCCTCGCGAGCGTCAAGCCCGCTAGGGAGGCGTTGCAGCGAGCCATCGCGGGCCTGACCGCCGGCGTACGCGGTGAGCTGGACCGGGCACGCACCTCCGCGACCCGGTCCGCGAACCGGGCCGTCGTCCTGCTGGGGGTGCTCTGCGCGCTGGCCGTCGCCGCGGCGGCGGTGATCGCGGTGCGGCTGAGCCGGGGTCTGCGCCGTGAGGTGGGCGCCGCCGTCGGCCACATCCGGGCTTCGTCGGCCCAGCTGGAAACGGCCGCCGCCCAGCAGGTCAGCGGAGGCCGGGACCAGGCCGCCGCGATCAACGAGATCACCACGACGATCGACGAGCTGCTCGTCTCCTCCCGGCAGATCGCCGGCAACGCCCAGCGCGTCTCGAAGATCGCCGAGGACACCGCCGAGGCCGCACGCACCGGGGACACGACGATCGACCTGACGCGGCAGTCGATCGCGGTGATCCGCTCCCAGGTCGACGACATCATGCGGCACATGCGGGTGCTCGGGGAGAAGTCGGTGCGGATCGGCGGAGTGGCCGGTCTGGCCGCGGAGCTGGCCGAGCAGACGAACATCCTGGCGATCAACGCGACGATCGAGGCGGCCGGTGCGGGCGAGTGGGGCCGGCGGTTCGGTGTGGTCGCCGTCGAGATCCGCAAGCTGGCCGACCGGACCGCCGATTCCGCGAAGGAGATCCGGGAGCTGATCGAGGAGGTCCGCGGGGCGGTCTCCACCACGGTGCACGCCACCGAGTCCGGCACCCTGTCGGTGGATTCCGGGGTGCGGCAGGTCGACGATGCCACCGCGTCGTTCCGGCGCATCGCGCAGCTGGTCTCCACCGCCGACCAGGCGACCATGGAGATCGAGCTGTCGACGCGACAGCAGAGCACCGCGGTGGAACAGGTCGCCACCGCCGCGTCGGACACCGCCCGGGTGAGCCGGGAGACCGAGGCGAGCGCCGTGCAGACCCGGCAGACCGCCGCCCATCTCGCAGTGCTTTCGACCGACCTGCAGCGGCTGGTCGGCGGGTATCCGGGGCCGCGTACGGTCCCGTAG
- a CDS encoding SpoIIE family protein phosphatase yields MPASVSRPMPLWQVLGVVVVLYAAGASLAFLGFGAASLVVLFLPAGVTLSALVLNPRRRWPWILLAVAITEVAVDVGHGMAPRWAWGFALANTMEPLVGALLLRRYVPGDVDLLRPRHLTAFLTCCVGAGPAAGALIGATMLAVSTGLPWPRSAVSFWAGDATGVLVVAGCVLAWRTSRRPVGARWPVWVVLAVAATVAGFWPQHVPLFYLPVPVLFALAFTQPLPVTMTAALATTVTANLMTSTGHGPWAAADTTEQWRTLTLQTFLATTILGALLLTVGVEERDLARRDTSRERAARLRLNALQVLTTGLAKAATSEAIAQAIVRDGIGLVADQGSVTIIDPAITLHTDDSAMPGIASDVRVPIHDDDGRALGSLTFGFHRANAVDEDVLSFAAALATLTGQALHRAQSYEREISAAHQLQQALLPVVVTDGLPGVQVSADYRPADLSHQVGGDWYDVFALPGGRIGFAVGDVVGHHVTAAAAMARLQSALRFAAQTALGPARVLEELDRASTTIADSMMTTVGFADYDPATRLLRFACAGHPPPLLITGNDAEFLWAGRSMPLGVGEDGREHGERVVEDRAAVVWYTDGLVERHDQHIAASMRRLADAAGRHGSGDAHTLRSHLMRQMVGDRVLGDDTAILCVRFTPADG; encoded by the coding sequence ATGCCCGCCTCCGTGTCGCGTCCCATGCCGCTGTGGCAGGTCCTCGGCGTCGTGGTGGTGCTCTACGCGGCCGGCGCCTCGCTGGCGTTCCTCGGTTTCGGCGCCGCGTCGCTCGTGGTGCTGTTCCTCCCGGCCGGCGTCACCCTGTCGGCGCTGGTGCTCAATCCCCGCCGCCGATGGCCGTGGATCCTGCTCGCGGTGGCGATCACCGAGGTCGCGGTGGACGTCGGTCATGGCATGGCGCCGCGCTGGGCCTGGGGGTTCGCGCTGGCGAACACGATGGAGCCGCTGGTCGGCGCGCTGCTGCTGCGCCGGTACGTCCCCGGTGACGTCGATCTGCTGCGACCCCGCCATCTGACCGCCTTCCTCACCTGCTGTGTGGGGGCCGGACCGGCGGCCGGCGCCCTGATCGGCGCGACGATGCTGGCGGTGAGCACCGGCCTGCCATGGCCGCGATCGGCGGTGTCGTTCTGGGCCGGCGACGCCACCGGCGTGCTGGTCGTCGCCGGTTGCGTGCTGGCCTGGCGCACCAGCCGCCGGCCGGTCGGCGCCCGCTGGCCGGTGTGGGTGGTCCTGGCGGTGGCCGCGACCGTCGCCGGCTTCTGGCCCCAGCACGTGCCGCTCTTCTACCTGCCGGTCCCGGTGCTGTTCGCGCTGGCCTTCACCCAGCCGCTGCCGGTGACGATGACAGCGGCGCTGGCGACCACGGTGACGGCCAATCTGATGACCAGCACCGGGCACGGGCCGTGGGCGGCGGCGGACACGACCGAGCAGTGGCGGACGCTGACCCTGCAGACGTTCCTGGCCACCACGATCCTCGGCGCTCTGCTGCTGACGGTCGGCGTGGAGGAGCGTGACCTGGCCCGCCGGGACACCTCGCGGGAACGGGCGGCCCGGCTCCGCCTCAACGCGCTGCAGGTCCTGACGACGGGCCTGGCGAAGGCGGCCACCTCGGAGGCGATCGCGCAGGCCATCGTGCGGGACGGCATCGGCCTGGTCGCCGATCAAGGCAGTGTCACGATCATCGATCCGGCCATCACGCTGCACACCGATGACTCGGCGATGCCAGGGATCGCCAGCGACGTCCGCGTCCCCATCCACGACGACGACGGCCGGGCGCTGGGCTCACTGACGTTCGGCTTCCACCGGGCGAACGCCGTCGACGAGGACGTGCTGTCGTTCGCCGCCGCCCTGGCGACCCTGACCGGGCAGGCGCTGCACCGGGCGCAGAGCTACGAACGGGAGATCAGCGCGGCGCATCAATTGCAGCAGGCGCTGCTGCCCGTGGTGGTGACCGACGGGCTGCCCGGTGTCCAGGTCAGCGCCGACTACCGGCCCGCCGACCTGTCCCATCAGGTCGGCGGCGACTGGTACGACGTGTTCGCCCTGCCCGGCGGCCGGATCGGCTTCGCCGTCGGGGACGTGGTCGGCCATCACGTGACCGCCGCTGCCGCGATGGCCCGCCTGCAGTCGGCGCTGCGCTTCGCCGCCCAGACCGCCCTCGGCCCGGCCCGGGTGCTGGAGGAACTGGACCGCGCCAGCACGACCATCGCCGACTCGATGATGACCACCGTCGGATTCGCCGACTACGACCCGGCGACCCGGTTGCTGCGGTTCGCCTGCGCGGGACACCCGCCGCCCCTGCTGATCACCGGCAACGACGCGGAGTTCCTGTGGGCCGGGCGGTCGATGCCGCTGGGTGTCGGTGAGGACGGCAGGGAGCACGGCGAGCGCGTCGTCGAGGATCGGGCTGCTGTCGTCTGGTACACCGACGGCCTGGTGGAACGGCATGATCAGCACATCGCCGCGTCGATGCGGCGGCTCGCCGACGCGGCCGGCCGGCACGGTTCCGGCGACGCCCACACGCTGCGGTCCCACCTGATGCGGCAGATGGTCGGCGATCGGGTGCTCGGCGACGACACCGCCATCCTCTGTGTGCGTTTCACTCCCGCCGACGGTTGA
- a CDS encoding alpha/beta fold hydrolase, which produces MRLLTEGVVDRTVVLFGAEEDPDPQLTWQRGITLLADDGTAASHEPAGPAAVVGWSDAGLDALAYAAAHADLVDRVVLVATPKPGDDSLPFDAGDIRAKCLLLFGAEDPLTGARHGAWWQRRLPDARLEMYPDGTHDLLVPTWKRALSHLAPRCKR; this is translated from the coding sequence ATGCGGCTGCTGACCGAGGGTGTCGTCGATCGGACCGTCGTGCTGTTCGGTGCCGAGGAGGATCCGGACCCGCAGCTGACGTGGCAGCGTGGGATCACCCTTCTCGCCGACGACGGCACGGCGGCGTCGCATGAGCCGGCGGGCCCGGCCGCGGTGGTGGGCTGGTCGGACGCGGGGCTTGATGCTCTCGCGTACGCCGCCGCCCATGCCGACCTGGTGGACCGGGTCGTGCTGGTGGCGACTCCGAAGCCCGGCGACGACAGCCTGCCGTTCGACGCCGGCGACATCCGCGCCAAGTGCCTGCTGCTGTTCGGCGCCGAGGATCCGCTGACCGGGGCCCGCCACGGCGCCTGGTGGCAGCGCCGGCTCCCGGACGCCCGCCTGGAGATGTACCCGGACGGCACCCACGATCTGCTCGTCCCGACGTGGAAGCGGGCGCTCTCGCACCTGGCCCCACGATGCAAGCGGTGA
- a CDS encoding ATP-binding protein, with product MTDPATMAYGRAEDLPLVRAFAREQALTAGLDAGSVEALAIAVSELVTNTLQHTSGGGRIRVWAENGSVFCEVADGGSVPGTPRAMPAPDAERGRGLAIVEMLCDDMTTVAGPGRGVVRLRFAIKPPA from the coding sequence ATGACCGATCCCGCAACGATGGCCTACGGCAGGGCAGAAGACCTTCCTCTCGTACGGGCCTTCGCCCGTGAGCAGGCGCTCACCGCCGGATTGGACGCCGGCTCGGTCGAGGCGCTGGCGATCGCCGTCAGCGAGTTGGTGACGAACACCCTGCAGCACACCTCCGGCGGCGGCCGGATCCGGGTCTGGGCCGAGAACGGATCGGTCTTCTGCGAGGTCGCCGACGGCGGGTCCGTGCCGGGAACACCGCGGGCCATGCCGGCGCCGGACGCCGAGCGCGGCCGCGGGCTGGCGATCGTGGAGATGCTCTGCGACGACATGACCACCGTCGCCGGACCCGGCCGCGGCGTCGTCCGCCTGCGGTTCGCGATCAAACCGCCGGCGTGA
- a CDS encoding SDR family oxidoreductase has translation MSEVVLITGASSGIGRATAMAYAAKGARLVLASRSGKALGEVEQECVARGAAVLVVPTDITDPAAVEELARAAVRRFGRIDVWVEAAAVGIAGPLGSESVEELRRLVDTNIFGATLCARAALTTFRAQDHGTLVIVGSLLSLFPNPAIPLYSMSKFAVRGLALNLQQAVAGHRRIRVALVLPGAVDTPFFQRSANHAGRRLRAIPPAYAPERLAAGILAAARHPRRQVTVGVISHLMLAAHRLAPRTAEALVGRWGAATVIGPEPAAPSSGSLFDPPDSGTVHGGHRRGALRRRLGGWLGGVQAR, from the coding sequence ATGAGCGAGGTCGTTCTCATCACCGGGGCATCCAGCGGCATCGGCCGGGCGACAGCGATGGCGTACGCCGCGAAGGGCGCCCGGCTCGTCCTCGCCTCCCGCAGCGGGAAGGCGCTCGGCGAGGTGGAACAGGAGTGCGTGGCGCGCGGCGCCGCGGTGCTGGTCGTGCCCACCGACATCACCGATCCGGCGGCGGTCGAGGAGTTGGCTCGGGCGGCGGTGCGGCGGTTCGGGCGCATCGACGTCTGGGTCGAGGCGGCCGCCGTCGGCATCGCCGGGCCGCTCGGCTCGGAATCGGTGGAGGAACTGCGCCGGCTGGTCGACACGAACATCTTCGGCGCCACACTGTGCGCCCGCGCCGCGCTGACCACCTTCCGGGCGCAGGACCACGGGACCCTCGTCATCGTCGGCTCCCTGCTGTCCCTCTTCCCGAACCCGGCGATCCCTCTCTATTCCATGAGCAAGTTCGCTGTACGAGGGCTCGCCCTCAACCTCCAGCAGGCCGTCGCCGGCCACCGGCGGATCCGGGTCGCCCTGGTCCTGCCCGGTGCCGTCGACACGCCGTTCTTCCAGCGGTCCGCCAATCATGCGGGCCGGCGGCTTCGCGCGATCCCGCCGGCGTACGCACCGGAACGGCTCGCCGCCGGAATCCTCGCCGCCGCCCGCCACCCGCGCCGGCAGGTGACCGTCGGGGTGATCTCGCACCTGATGCTGGCCGCCCACCGTCTCGCGCCCCGCACCGCCGAAGCGCTGGTCGGCCGGTGGGGCGCGGCCACCGTGATCGGGCCCGAGCCGGCCGCGCCCTCCTCGGGTTCGCTGTTCGACCCGCCTGACTCCGGGACCGTGCACGGCGGCCATCGGCGCGGCGCGCTCCGCCGCCGCCTCGGTGGATGGCTGGGCGGTGTGCAGGCCCGCTGA
- a CDS encoding ATP-binding protein, translated as MTTLTAQFDVPISPTSPGTTRRAVVGVLAVWGYTDAEWTAEVAIVVSELVTNAVTHGATAVNIGIEAHGSAVVVSVADGSSIIPRRREPDGRGGRGLLLLDKLTRRWHVEEFQGGKRIRAELKPITPAV; from the coding sequence ATGACGACCTTGACAGCTCAATTCGACGTTCCGATAAGCCCCACTTCTCCCGGTACGACGCGCCGCGCCGTCGTCGGCGTGCTCGCCGTCTGGGGTTACACCGACGCCGAGTGGACCGCCGAGGTCGCGATCGTGGTGAGCGAACTGGTCACCAATGCCGTGACGCACGGCGCGACCGCGGTGAACATCGGCATCGAGGCGCACGGCAGCGCCGTCGTCGTGTCGGTCGCCGACGGCTCGTCGATCATTCCCCGCCGCCGGGAGCCGGACGGGCGTGGCGGACGCGGCCTGCTCCTGCTCGACAAGCTGACCCGCCGCTGGCACGTCGAGGAGTTTCAGGGCGGGAAACGGATTCGGGCCGAGCTGAAACCGATCACGCCGGCGGTTTGA